From the Leguminivora glycinivorella isolate SPB_JAAS2020 chromosome 21, LegGlyc_1.1, whole genome shotgun sequence genome, the window gggcgtattcagtatcgtattctcatcaggaaaaagtaggataaaattttttttttcgcaaaaaaattttttatctttgtatggagattcgaccgattcgcgcggcccggctcatacaaaagtgaaaatttttttagcgaaaaaaaaattttcttctactttttcctgataagaatacgatactgagtacgcccttaaacggatcaccaccatttttgttacactctgtagaCAACATACTAAAATGTAATAATAGAATACAATTGTATACTTTCCATTGGctacatgcgcggatccagggggggtcatgggggtcatgaccgccccccccccccccccccggagcctaagttggccatacaagtagaccacgtgacccccccctgggtccccgggcctttaccacgtgacccaccctgggcacgaagctggatccgtgCTTGATTGGCTatatgatttttaaaataaaacaatcctAGACTCCTGTCTGAAAAATAgtttttcattgtttttttttgttttttgtaagtctttttttgtatttttgtagtttcacagtgccttggtgtaaactgtaatgctgtgttactttttgattaaataaataaataaataaccactTTTTTTACTTACAATGTTGTTTAAATTATGTTTGAATCTAATTTTGGATCAGTGTTAAGTATATTAGTAAAAACAATAAAGGAAATtccaaattaatttattttaaattatgattttccCTTAGTTttcattagagatgggccgaatatggactttgccaaatacgaatattcggccgaacattcggttcagctcttaccgaaccgaacattcggccgaacatttggttacgccatattttttaaggggattcattaaaactattaaatgattgataatccttacatatgttactacaactatgtttttatgatttagtggataactaaaacttagttaaaacaactctgaattcGTCTCAACTCACAAACTACGGgtttttaacttgaaaaaaaaaacaattgtatttatattttgacgcataggtttctcttttttttgcagttccttaaaaagctactaaaataagagcttattatccaatggagtacgtaagatcttcattagttatttactttgtttattcggtaaatagtcggcaatgcaaccgaataattcggccgaatacgaacaattaaaaacttgccgaatatgccgaataccgaatattcggcccatttCTAGTTTTCATTTTATTAGTGACTGTTATTATTTTGCACACAACTGTATATCattatcaaacaaaaaatattagttttcTGAACAACaagcatgtttttttattctcTTTCACTTTAATATATTCAAATGACTTATCAAGCATGTAGACAATATTAAATAGGATTTCAAAATATCCATATTATAATTTCAGGTAACAAAAAACTGAAATCTTTGACACAAGAAGAATGGCAGCGACGTCGGCTTTACCTTTGTGAGAATCATTTCAAAGTTGAAGATATAGGGAGAAATACCTTTAGATCCAGATTAGTATCTACAGCTGTGCCTCTAAGCGCATCAGAAAAGCCCAGACAAGTCAGATCAGACATAAAGCACACTTATAAACCCAGACCTAAAGTCTCTAAAGAGCCTGTAATGTCTAAAGAAGACACACCACCACGTAAGTTTCGTTTACTcagtaaaataagtaaaaatgaaAAGTAATTGCGTAgcacaaaattataaaaaagtaaactcgtaaaaaaaaaagtcaaagtcCTCACCACTATATTGGCAATATCCACCTGGCTCAAATTGGCGGGGAGTAAAAGCCATGAGAAAAAAAAAGCTGCAATGGAAAACTAGCTTGACACCCAATCCGCGAGCAAACTGTCGTTCGCGTCGAGCAAAGAAGTCGTCGAGTGTTCTTTTTGCCACGCGAAGAACATACTTTTTCTTTCTATCTTGATATATAGTTGTGCGGCAAGCCGGCTACTGACCATATAATGTATTTCAGTTAATAATGAAGACCCGATACCAGACATGGTGCCTAAGCCAGAAATGCCTGTAGATGTGCCCGCAGTCTCTGAACTGCCAGTCCTTCAAGAGGTGCCCATTGAACCACGTGAGTGTTtcaccaaaaatattaaaaccatTTTGAGCGGGCCATTTACGGCGCACCTCGGACAATGGTGATGAAAAAAATGCGTGATAAATATGTgaaaggcgcgttcctacgcacacagtctaagctcgtgtagatgaacgcgtaccatggTTGTATGATTGAGATAATGACAGTTCGACTGgacgcgtttttgacaggcggtaaccgcAGAGAgcaggtgggcggcactttcagcgggcagcgggagtggccatactgtacgatagtacttactctttattataatgtGCTCACGGTTAATTGAGTGaaaataacgctcgacatgtttcgattcGATCCATTTCCTAGGATCTTTTTCAAATAGTCAAGACAGACGGGTGTCGCAGTACTCTTACGTCAAGTCGGGCTCGTCAAATTAAGCTGCAATGGAAAACTAACTTGGCACCCAATCGTCGAGCAGACTGTTGTTCGCGGCGAGCAAAGAAGTCGTCGAGTCTTCTTTTTGCCACGCGAAGAACATACTTTTTCTTTCTATCTTGATATAGTTCTGTGCAGCTACTGAACATATAATGTATTTTAGGTAATAATGAAGACCCGATACCAGACCTCGTGCCTAAGCCAGAAATGCCTGTAGATGTGCCCGCAGTCTCTGAACTGCCAGTCCTTCAAGAGGCGCCCATTGAACCATGTGAGTGTTTCACCAAAAGTATATAAACTATTTTGAGCGGGACACTCAGGGCACAACTCGGACAATGGTGATCAAAAAAGCGtgctaaatatttaataacttcCTTTGGCGTGCAATATtacctttattatactgtgctcacTGTTAATTAAGTGAacataacgctcgacatgtttcgatccattttctaGGATCTTTTTCAAATAGTGACGGCAGACGGTGTCGCAGTGAATTATTGATACTTTTTTCAGATTTGATGAATACTTGTAATTAAAACATGTAAATGACTAAATGTACAATTTAGAAAACTTGATTGCTTCCGCTGATTGCCAATTttcttatttactttatttttaacccccaacgcaaaaacgacggggtgttataaagggatgtcacgaatgtcgcatgtgtcacattcgcgaatgcgaatgcgaatattcagaatgcgaatgcgaatattgctgaatttcataaaaaaccaaaataaaaaccaagcaatcacccaCAACCCGCTGGgtaaaaatgcttactattggtcaaaatgccgagtacgaactttACATCGTACGAATTTgagctatctgcgcatgcgcgagtcgacagtcgagaagtagcaattggagcggcctgcgcgggcgaggaacaagctgcgacttgcacatattcgcattcgcaaaacattcgcatcgtttgaagcgaatgcgaatgtcaatgcaaatgtttaaaagaatacgaatctttcgcatatgtgaatgcgaatgcaaatattcgtaacatccctagttaTAACTGTTATAAGTTTAGCGTGTCTGTTTctgtgtgtgtctctgtctgtggcatcgtagctcccgaattaATGAAcccatttaaattttattattttttcgtttgaattttgaattattCGGGAGTGTGCTTAGCCAAATCGGTTCACTACGTCGAgggtttttataaatttaaattttgtcgtTATATAAAGTTACTGATATTTTTCAGATATTCCCAAGGATGAACCGATGGATGACGAATATGATATGAACAATAATTGCTGTAAGGACTGTGCTGCGTTTACTGATGGGtgagtatagtatgaattttctgagatgaacttttcgcttttgctctaatctgttaaacaaaggcctttgtttctattattcgcggcggttagctcccgtttccacagcacgtgctaaagtctcagtgtagttaaaaagcaactatcatgatagcaataaggttcaaatttattaaacagtttgcagtatgcaggtaacttttgaAGTTGACAAAatgtgttatctccgaaagggctttttatggatttgaaccttattactatcatgatagttgctttttaactacactgagactatagcacgtgccgtttaaacgggagctagccgcggtgaataatagaaacaaaggcctttgtttaacagattagggcaaaagcgaaaagttcatctcagaaaattcatactataaacgGAACGTGATATTTAAGTTCACAATCATTGCTCACAAAGCATGTCGAAAGAGAAATCTTGAGAGATATCTGTCATTCTTTATGTAGAtcgctttttttattttttgacgatCAGTCTggcctagtgaccctgcctgctaagccgcggtcctggattcaaatcccggtaagggcatttatttgtgtgatgagcacagatatttgttcctgagtcatgttttctatgtatgtatataagtatttatatattatatttatcgtcGTTTGAgtaccacaacacaagccttcttgagcttaccgtgggactcagtcaatctgtgtaagaatgtcctacttaagtataatatttatttattttgtttattcctCAAACTACCACCTaaagctcatcacacaaataaatgcccttaccgggattagcacccgagaccgcggcttagcaggcagggtcactacagactacgccagaccggtcgttaggAATGGTCTCCTCAAACCTATTGACGCGTTCGCCAACCAAAAATCGGTCcaattttcttaatattttgtGCAGGTTCCCCTTCTGGTGCGTGGAATGTGGTCGCGGGCCGCTGTGCGCGTCATGCGCCGAGTGCGCGCCGCATGACGGACACTTCTTGCTGCGCACGCCTAGAGGTGCCCCGCGCGTGAGTTCCAACCGTTTGATATAAATGTAGATCTAGTGTAGGGACGCTCGGTGTCGATCACGTTTTACATTCATATTCAATCCAGCTCCCGtgagttggagctgcaggttactgttcTGGCGTGACACTCTTCTCCTCATATCTCCTCGTTTTTCAGCAGAAgagaagggccattttttttttcaaagttgtccaccccactttttttgcaacatgggtattttttacgcgattcatactcagaatcgcgagatctttcgatcctaggagaaaaaaaaatgtcccaagatttccatacatttttcaaaccttccattccgttactaccatacaaaatgtatgaaaaaaaccttgggacactttttttctcctattaagattgaaagacctctcgattctgagtggaaaccacataaaaatttccaattcCAAAAAAAaggggggtggacaactttgaaaaaatggcccagaagGACATTTTGCATCGTTTGAGTGCGTCAGTGTGCACGGCATGTTCTACGTAATGAAAGTGACGacatttttacttaaataacAATATCACTGATTTGCGATGGAATTCCGCTTGTTGCCTATACACTGAAATAAACCATATAGAAAGAGAAATACGTAGACGAATAGGTATCTAATGGTGATATAtgcattatatatttttgattctATTGATAGCATgtcaaaattttgaataaatctttgtcaaggtcaagCATCTAAGGGTTAAACCCTGACCAAAATATACATATGAccattgtcaggagggcgctgttattctgatgtactCGTATTtcgtttttcccctcactagctcggaaacacgtgttttgtccttgaataccagcgggtaaaaacgcaagcagtgataaacacattttttgcgttgtagtttcctcgctatacttagtaaggggaaaagttttgtgttacactcaggtgcaaatgtattttacttctcgtgtgttaaaaaactcgcaagttcaggattctattctcgaaccactcgcttcgctcgtggttcaactatagactcctttcacttgctcgtttttcaattccacacttggcgttaaaatacaactttgcccccttgtataacaaataactattaatgtaATGGCGCGTACTCGTaggtatatt encodes:
- the LOC125237392 gene encoding cell surface glycoprotein 1-like isoform X15 codes for the protein MPHHKCQYRNCVNNSEDMSMFRFPVNDEPRLKLWVQHSGNKKLKSLTQEEWQRRRLYLCENHFKVEDIGRNTFRSRLVSTAVPLSASEKPRQVRSDIKHTYKPRPKVSKEPVMSKEDTPPLNNEDPIPDMVPKPEMPVDVPAVSELPVLQEVPIEPRNNEDPIPDLVPKPEMPVDVPAVSELPVLQEAPIEPYIPKDEPMDDEYDMNNNCCKDCAAFTDGFPFWCVQCGRGPLCASCAERAPHDSHFLLRTPRGAPRSHTEAVLSVIRKQLQSENLLALNDSAVKVEIKEEPKEPPSSQPEPSDPEPDPLDPLPNYRYPHTSEQVGKHEVKEHLEKRRLLQPWPWSSCGA